Proteins co-encoded in one Opitutus terrae PB90-1 genomic window:
- a CDS encoding MFS transporter, with amino-acid sequence MNKAASSKLPVLEKIGFGAGDAAVNVVWSALAIIITFFYTDVYRLNVAHLAMLGLIPRLIDAFADIAMGIYTDTRTTRWGRYRPYLLIFAVPFGLSVMLVFTTPDLPYAGKLIWAYATYITMMLVFTVVVIPYISLPGVLTADPQERLSANGYRLFFAKGASLLVNTFVPIFAARWGQEHLAKGYQISMALMAVMATLLFIFCFFTTKERVQFQNDRKPIGEQVGLLFRNDQWQILFWVCLVGTVGYVIRGSAALYYAKYYLGGDAKLQAAFVTTGIVGNILSMVASTWITKKFCKIQLFRWSQLITFALSVGMFFAVEPASGIALAFVLYFLINFIVDLQGPVFWSIISEAVDYGQLKSGKRVAGMAFGGVSFAQKMGMSLAAGMVGWLLTYFQYQPDVVQSAFTLTGLALLLTVIPGVFHLGMGLLMYRYKITDAYYNRIKEDLAAQGKIVIAGEAKPA; translated from the coding sequence GTGAACAAAGCTGCTTCCTCAAAGCTCCCGGTCCTGGAAAAGATCGGCTTCGGTGCCGGCGATGCGGCGGTCAACGTCGTCTGGTCCGCCCTCGCGATCATCATCACGTTCTTCTACACGGACGTGTATCGGCTGAACGTCGCGCACCTTGCGATGCTCGGACTGATCCCGCGCTTGATCGACGCCTTCGCGGACATCGCGATGGGCATCTACACTGACACGCGGACCACGCGCTGGGGCCGCTATCGGCCCTACCTGCTGATCTTCGCGGTGCCATTCGGATTGTCGGTCATGCTGGTGTTCACGACGCCGGACCTGCCTTACGCGGGGAAGCTCATCTGGGCCTACGCGACCTACATCACGATGATGCTGGTGTTCACGGTGGTCGTGATTCCGTACATCTCGCTGCCGGGCGTGCTGACGGCGGATCCGCAGGAGCGACTCTCGGCGAACGGCTACCGGTTGTTCTTCGCAAAAGGCGCGTCGCTGCTCGTGAACACGTTCGTGCCGATCTTTGCCGCGCGTTGGGGGCAGGAGCATCTCGCCAAGGGCTACCAGATTTCGATGGCGCTGATGGCGGTGATGGCGACGCTGCTGTTCATCTTCTGCTTCTTCACCACGAAGGAGCGCGTGCAGTTCCAGAACGATCGCAAGCCGATCGGCGAGCAGGTCGGGCTGCTCTTCCGCAATGACCAGTGGCAGATCCTGTTTTGGGTCTGCCTCGTCGGCACGGTCGGCTATGTGATCCGCGGTTCCGCCGCGCTCTACTACGCGAAGTATTACCTCGGCGGCGACGCGAAGCTGCAGGCGGCGTTCGTCACCACCGGCATCGTGGGCAACATTCTCTCGATGGTGGCGTCGACGTGGATCACCAAAAAATTCTGCAAGATCCAACTCTTCCGCTGGTCGCAGCTGATCACGTTCGCGCTGAGCGTGGGCATGTTCTTCGCGGTGGAGCCGGCGAGCGGAATCGCGTTGGCCTTCGTGCTCTACTTCCTGATCAACTTCATCGTCGACCTGCAGGGCCCCGTGTTCTGGTCGATCATCTCGGAGGCGGTGGACTACGGCCAGCTCAAGAGCGGCAAGCGCGTCGCCGGCATGGCGTTCGGCGGCGTGTCGTTTGCCCAGAAGATGGGCATGAGCCTCGCGGCTGGCATGGTCGGCTGGCTGCTGACCTACTTCCAGTACCAGCCCGACGTCGTCCAGAGCGCATTCACGCTCACGGGTCTGGCGCTGTTGCTCACCGTGATTCCGGGCGTGTTCCACCTCGGCATGGGCCTGCTGATGTATCGCTACAAAATCACCGACGCCTACTACAACCGGATCAAGGAAGACCTCGCCGCGCAGGGAAAGATCGTCATTGCCGGCGAGGCGAAGCCGGCGTGA
- a CDS encoding glycoside hydrolase family 43 protein, which produces MQPLKPLILQRADPCIRKHSDGYYYFTASVPAYDRIELRRAKTLAGLATAPTVDVWRKPDIGAYSELIWAPEIHFIDGAWYVYFAAAPSREIKDNLFQHRMWVISTTAANPLEGEWKFLGQMDSGMDTFCLDATTFTHRGVNYYVWAQKDREIAGNSNLYIARLASPTKLATKPVRLSIPELDWETRGFSVNEGPAVLISHGKVFLSYSASATDENYCLGLLHADENADLLDPHSWTKSKEPVFKTCFELNVFGPGHNNFTKAEDDRTDLLVYHARTYREIVGDPLWNPDRHTFVKPIKWSADGMPVFGRPSCVE; this is translated from the coding sequence ATGCAGCCGCTCAAACCTCTCATTCTCCAACGTGCGGATCCGTGTATCCGCAAGCACAGCGACGGCTACTACTACTTCACCGCGTCGGTGCCGGCTTACGATCGGATTGAGCTTCGTCGCGCGAAGACGCTCGCCGGACTCGCCACGGCGCCGACCGTGGATGTCTGGCGCAAGCCGGACATCGGGGCGTACAGCGAGCTGATCTGGGCGCCGGAAATTCACTTCATCGACGGCGCGTGGTATGTCTATTTCGCCGCGGCGCCGTCGCGCGAGATCAAGGACAACCTCTTCCAGCACCGGATGTGGGTGATCTCCACGACCGCCGCGAATCCGCTCGAGGGCGAGTGGAAGTTTTTGGGGCAGATGGACAGCGGCATGGACACGTTCTGCCTCGACGCGACGACGTTCACGCACCGCGGCGTGAACTACTACGTCTGGGCGCAGAAGGATCGCGAGATCGCCGGCAACTCCAACCTCTACATCGCGCGGCTGGCGTCGCCGACAAAGCTGGCGACGAAGCCGGTGCGGCTCTCGATTCCCGAACTCGATTGGGAGACGCGCGGATTCTCGGTGAACGAAGGCCCCGCGGTGTTGATCAGCCACGGGAAGGTGTTCCTGAGCTATTCCGCGAGTGCGACCGACGAGAATTACTGCCTCGGCCTGCTGCACGCCGACGAGAACGCCGACCTGCTCGATCCGCACAGCTGGACGAAGTCGAAGGAGCCGGTGTTCAAAACCTGCTTCGAACTCAATGTGTTTGGTCCGGGGCACAACAACTTCACGAAAGCGGAGGACGATCGGACCGACCTTCTGGTCTACCATGCGCGAACCTACCGCGAGATCGTGGGAGACCCGCTGTGGAATCCGGACCGGCATACCTTCGTGAAGCCGATCAAGTGGAGTGCGGACGGCATGCCGGTCTTCGGCCGGCCGTCGTGCGTGGAGTGA
- a CDS encoding family 43 glycosylhydrolase, producing MLGAVSAQPLPTPTFTNVTVHDPSVIKAGARWYVYGSHGASAWTEDLMHWTQVATSVTSGNPAHFNTFASELSELIDWTHADTLWAPDVVQLPDGKFYYYYDVWTNYLNYRSYMGLASADGIEGPFTDVGEIMKGGTNVSGFDPAIHPNTIDPDVFYDRDGQLWMVYGSYSGGIFILRLDQTVGSATFGRPLPGQSWGTKLIGGNHARIEGPCIIYSPESQYYYLFLSFGGLAANDGYNIRVARSRNPDGPYVDAAGNDLKNVGGSDAAIAPYGVKLIGNYQFAHVAGEPRNTSRGYLSPGHNSVYRDPATGKYFLLFHTRFVGLGETHEVRVHQMFLNADGWFVVAPQRYAGETIAPITARQVPGSFKLINHGWVISSAVNGSSLITLNADGTISGSVSGTWQVTGDNSVTLSYNGANYRGVFVLQWDDDNQVWILGFTALSADGTAIWGSKVAALNAVAAPALTGTPSSQTVAAGGTATLTAAASGVPAPELQWERNGSAVVGANSTVLTLANLAPADAGIYTIDASNFAGSAPSAPAIVGLTSAAKVIGTGEELTPVDIHHPNGNIFDQVLLTGAAETITADAGQVTRTSYIDLDNDIVQVEFSGPGSLSLVLDNASGRAKPENYNQDIDYMKGHAGIVITGATENTHVSVFSVGRATAVNQALFKDTVNYDGIADIAFIAISSSNGRFGGVRTANANYFASRGVTGVYAPGVAFDGPVFVGNITAFDAAQPKIVLGSVSDARIAGGDLYQDNGAAVQVSGITQLKFTNGSDSHGNTILAKANRAVLQENGEDVTNRIVTGP from the coding sequence ATGCTGGGAGCGGTTTCCGCTCAGCCGCTGCCTACGCCGACGTTCACCAACGTCACCGTGCACGATCCCTCCGTCATCAAGGCCGGCGCCCGCTGGTATGTCTACGGCTCGCACGGAGCGTCCGCCTGGACGGAGGACCTGATGCACTGGACCCAAGTGGCGACGAGCGTTACGTCGGGCAATCCGGCTCACTTCAACACCTTTGCGAGCGAGCTTTCGGAACTGATCGACTGGACGCACGCAGACACCCTCTGGGCACCAGACGTCGTCCAGCTGCCGGATGGGAAATTCTACTATTACTACGACGTCTGGACGAATTACCTGAACTACCGCAGCTACATGGGGCTGGCTTCGGCCGACGGAATCGAAGGGCCGTTCACCGATGTGGGCGAGATCATGAAGGGCGGCACGAACGTGTCCGGCTTCGACCCCGCCATCCATCCCAACACGATCGATCCGGATGTTTTCTACGATCGGGATGGCCAGCTGTGGATGGTCTATGGATCGTACTCGGGTGGCATTTTCATTCTCCGGCTCGACCAGACGGTGGGCTCCGCGACGTTCGGACGTCCGCTCCCCGGCCAGAGCTGGGGCACCAAGCTCATCGGCGGCAACCATGCGCGGATCGAAGGCCCCTGCATCATCTACAGCCCGGAATCGCAGTACTACTATCTGTTCCTCTCGTTTGGCGGACTCGCGGCGAACGACGGCTACAACATTCGCGTGGCCCGTTCGCGCAATCCCGACGGGCCGTATGTCGACGCGGCGGGCAACGACCTGAAGAACGTCGGCGGTTCGGACGCGGCGATCGCACCCTACGGCGTCAAGCTCATCGGCAACTATCAATTCGCGCACGTGGCCGGCGAACCGCGGAACACCAGTCGCGGCTACCTCTCACCCGGACACAACTCCGTCTATCGCGATCCGGCGACGGGGAAGTACTTCCTGCTGTTCCACACCCGGTTTGTCGGCTTGGGCGAGACCCACGAGGTTCGCGTTCACCAGATGTTCCTGAACGCCGACGGCTGGTTCGTGGTCGCGCCGCAACGCTACGCCGGCGAGACGATCGCCCCGATCACCGCGCGGCAGGTGCCGGGCAGCTTCAAGCTGATCAACCACGGCTGGGTGATCTCCTCCGCGGTCAACGGCTCCAGCCTGATCACGCTCAATGCGGACGGCACGATCAGCGGTAGCGTGAGCGGCACGTGGCAAGTGACGGGGGACAACAGCGTCACGCTTTCGTACAACGGCGCGAACTATCGTGGCGTGTTCGTGTTGCAATGGGACGACGACAACCAGGTGTGGATACTGGGCTTCACGGCGCTTTCCGCGGACGGCACCGCGATCTGGGGCAGCAAGGTCGCCGCGCTCAATGCGGTCGCCGCGCCCGCGCTGACCGGCACGCCCTCCAGCCAGACAGTCGCAGCCGGCGGCACGGCGACGCTGACGGCCGCCGCGAGCGGCGTGCCCGCGCCCGAGCTGCAATGGGAGCGGAACGGTTCCGCCGTCGTTGGCGCGAACAGCACCGTGCTCACGCTCGCGAACCTCGCGCCCGCCGATGCGGGAATCTACACGATCGATGCGTCGAATTTTGCGGGCAGCGCTCCGAGCGCGCCGGCGATTGTGGGCCTGACCTCCGCCGCGAAAGTGATCGGCACGGGCGAGGAGCTGACGCCGGTGGATATCCATCATCCGAACGGAAACATTTTCGACCAGGTGCTGCTGACCGGTGCGGCAGAAACCATCACGGCCGATGCGGGCCAGGTCACTCGGACGTCCTATATCGACCTCGACAACGACATCGTGCAGGTCGAGTTCAGCGGTCCGGGTTCGCTATCGCTGGTGCTGGACAACGCCTCCGGCCGGGCGAAGCCGGAGAACTACAACCAGGACATCGACTACATGAAGGGCCACGCGGGGATCGTCATCACTGGCGCCACGGAAAACACACATGTGTCGGTCTTCTCAGTGGGCCGGGCGACGGCGGTGAACCAGGCGCTGTTCAAGGACACGGTAAACTACGACGGAATCGCGGACATCGCGTTCATTGCCATCTCGTCGTCGAACGGCCGGTTCGGTGGCGTGCGCACCGCGAACGCGAACTACTTCGCGTCGCGCGGCGTGACCGGCGTGTACGCACCCGGCGTGGCGTTCGATGGACCGGTGTTCGTCGGCAACATCACCGCGTTCGATGCTGCGCAGCCGAAAATCGTGCTGGGTTCGGTCAGCGATGCGCGGATCGCCGGCGGCGATCTGTATCAGGACAATGGTGCTGCGGTGCAGGTGAGCGGGATCACCCAGCTGAAGTTCACGAACGGTTCCGATTCTCACGGCAACACGATCCTGGCCAAAGCCAACCGCGCCGTGCTGCAGGAAAACGGTGAGGACGTCACCAACCGGATCGTCACGGGACCATAG
- a CDS encoding immunoglobulin domain-containing protein yields MCIGVLVGAIGFSARAAVTSVSAGLDHTMFILADGTLAGMGTNYAGQLGDLSIEGMTSRPMRIGTGVRSVVVGQHHTLFVRTDHTLWGMGENVSGQLGDGTTVARSSPIQVTSDVAQVATTSPSFTGLTTEQHSAFVRTDGTLWTVGANNAGQLGDGTRASRSTPVQVATGVAAVGAGKGYTVFLKTDGTLWMMGTDSATKRLLPVQVATGVETFSCGRGYVLFVKSDHTLWRFSDYGASQPSFGTATLVSADVNSATAGVDHMLFIKADDTLWGRGRNLTGQLGIGPDSEGGSDGVQIATSVLAASAGDQKSFFVKKDGSLWAMGDNVFGQLGDGTRVDRWTPVEVPQMLGLPSVVVFPTTQVVHPRQQATLTCAGNGLVPRSFQWYHDDVPIAGATESTYVCRDPGPDDGGRYAVVLTNALGTARSETLELVIATPVQKVVSVVTSDEHTLFLRTDGSLWGTGANRWGQLGDGTTTDRALSVQIATDVVSVAVTPEASFFAKADGTLWATGSNRDGEIGDGTTEQRNSPVQVATDVASVFAGRYNAMYLTRDGTLVSIGVLGRLGSGGVRVPIATGVTSAAVGANHAIFVKTDGTLWGTGANNFGQLGLGDVLEADSTLIANDVVSVAAGSFHSLFIKRDGTLWGMGTNSTGQLGLGENVVGSKTPVQIATGVALVVASLSNDSPRTMFVKTDGSLWGMGRNRLGEMGEFVVPPGALDGPEYLGYDGIVAPAAGAVHSLFVRANGTLWGMGLGRAGQLGIGIAYVENASSKPRPVTQGAGIPFISEHPANVAADGRSPVVLHAAAEASETPSMRWQYNGADIPSVTGGTMTLAKAASSSAGLYAAVAENRLGQVTSDCAIVGIVSTAKVIGTGEELTPVDIPHPNGNIFDQVLLTGAAETITADAGQVTRTSYIDLDNDIVQVEFSGPGSLSLVLDNASGRAKPENYNQDIDYMKGHAGIVITGATENTHVSVFSVGRATAVNQALFKDTVNYDGIADIAFIAVSSSNGRFGGVRTANANYFASRGVTGVYAPGVAFDGPVFVGNITAFDTAQPKIVLGSVNDARITGGDLYQDNGAAVQVSGITQLKFTNGSDSHGNTILAKANRAVLEENGQDVTSRIVVNP; encoded by the coding sequence ATGTGCATCGGGGTGCTCGTAGGCGCCATCGGCTTCAGTGCACGGGCCGCCGTGACGTCCGTCTCCGCGGGGCTCGATCACACGATGTTCATTCTGGCCGATGGCACATTGGCGGGCATGGGGACCAACTATGCCGGGCAACTGGGGGATTTGAGTATTGAAGGCATGACCAGCCGGCCAATGAGGATCGGGACGGGCGTGAGGTCCGTGGTCGTGGGGCAGCACCACACCCTGTTCGTTCGCACCGATCATACCCTCTGGGGCATGGGCGAGAACGTGTCCGGGCAACTTGGCGACGGCACCACGGTCGCACGAAGCTCTCCGATTCAAGTCACCAGCGATGTGGCACAAGTGGCGACGACCAGTCCCTCCTTCACGGGCCTGACCACCGAGCAGCACAGCGCGTTCGTCAGAACAGATGGCACCCTGTGGACGGTTGGCGCCAACAACGCCGGACAATTGGGCGATGGGACACGTGCGAGTCGCAGTACACCTGTGCAGGTGGCCACCGGGGTCGCTGCTGTCGGCGCGGGGAAAGGCTACACCGTATTCTTAAAGACGGACGGGACGCTCTGGATGATGGGCACGGATTCAGCGACAAAACGTCTGTTGCCGGTGCAGGTGGCAACCGGGGTAGAGACGTTCTCCTGTGGACGCGGCTATGTGCTGTTTGTGAAGTCGGATCATACACTCTGGCGATTCAGCGACTACGGCGCGTCTCAGCCCAGCTTCGGGACCGCGACACTGGTTTCCGCGGATGTGAACTCGGCTACGGCAGGTGTCGACCATATGCTCTTCATCAAGGCGGATGACACGCTCTGGGGAAGAGGCCGCAATCTGACCGGTCAGCTTGGTATCGGCCCGGATTCAGAAGGAGGGAGCGATGGCGTACAGATCGCGACATCAGTGCTCGCGGCCTCGGCTGGTGACCAGAAAAGTTTCTTCGTCAAAAAAGACGGTTCGCTTTGGGCTATGGGCGACAATGTCTTCGGGCAGCTGGGCGACGGCACGCGGGTGGATCGCTGGACGCCGGTGGAGGTCCCGCAGATGTTGGGTCTTCCGTCTGTTGTGGTGTTTCCCACCACCCAAGTGGTGCATCCGCGACAACAAGCCACGCTCACCTGTGCGGGCAACGGCTTGGTCCCGCGGTCGTTTCAGTGGTACCATGACGATGTGCCGATCGCGGGTGCGACGGAGAGCACCTACGTTTGCCGTGATCCCGGCCCCGACGACGGCGGCAGATATGCAGTAGTACTCACCAACGCCCTCGGCACGGCGCGTAGTGAAACTTTGGAACTGGTGATCGCGACACCCGTGCAGAAGGTGGTTTCGGTCGTCACGAGCGACGAGCACACCCTCTTTCTTCGGACGGACGGCTCGCTGTGGGGGACGGGTGCCAATCGCTGGGGGCAGTTGGGTGATGGCACGACCACGGATCGCGCCCTTTCCGTTCAGATTGCAACTGACGTGGTTTCGGTCGCTGTGACTCCCGAGGCGAGCTTCTTTGCCAAAGCGGATGGGACGCTCTGGGCCACGGGGAGCAACCGCGATGGCGAGATCGGGGACGGGACGACCGAGCAACGAAACAGTCCGGTGCAGGTGGCGACGGACGTGGCCTCCGTTTTCGCCGGGAGGTACAACGCGATGTACCTGACGCGTGACGGCACGCTGGTGAGTATCGGCGTGCTTGGTCGGCTGGGGTCCGGTGGCGTGCGCGTGCCGATCGCAACCGGCGTCACCTCTGCGGCGGTTGGCGCGAACCATGCCATTTTTGTGAAAACCGATGGCACACTCTGGGGAACGGGCGCGAATAACTTCGGCCAACTTGGACTCGGCGATGTTCTCGAGGCAGACTCCACTTTGATCGCGAACGACGTGGTTTCCGTCGCGGCGGGCAGTTTCCACAGTTTGTTCATCAAGCGGGATGGTACGCTCTGGGGTATGGGAACCAACTCGACCGGGCAGCTCGGGCTTGGGGAGAATGTTGTTGGTTCGAAAACCCCCGTGCAGATCGCGACCGGCGTGGCGCTCGTCGTCGCTAGCCTCAGCAATGACTCTCCACGCACGATGTTTGTGAAGACGGATGGCTCACTTTGGGGAATGGGGCGCAATCGACTAGGCGAGATGGGCGAGTTCGTGGTTCCTCCAGGTGCTCTGGATGGACCGGAGTACCTGGGTTACGATGGCATCGTGGCGCCGGCCGCAGGTGCAGTTCACTCTCTGTTCGTGCGGGCGAATGGCACGCTGTGGGGCATGGGACTCGGCCGTGCCGGACAGTTGGGCATCGGGATTGCCTACGTCGAGAACGCGTCCAGCAAACCGCGCCCGGTCACCCAGGGTGCAGGCATACCGTTCATCTCCGAGCATCCGGCGAACGTGGCGGCGGATGGTCGCAGCCCCGTGGTTTTACATGCAGCTGCGGAGGCCTCTGAAACGCCGAGCATGCGGTGGCAGTACAATGGCGCCGACATTCCCTCCGTGACAGGCGGTACGATGACCCTCGCCAAGGCAGCGTCGTCAAGCGCAGGTCTGTACGCGGCTGTCGCCGAAAACCGGCTGGGACAGGTTACGAGCGATTGTGCGATCGTTGGTATCGTGAGCACCGCGAAGGTGATCGGCACGGGCGAGGAGCTGACGCCCGTGGATATTCCTCATCCGAACGGAAACATTTTCGACCAGGTGCTGCTGACCGGTGCGGCAGAAACCATCACGGCCGATGCGGGCCAGGTCACTCGGACGTCCTATATCGACCTCGACAACGACATCGTGCAGGTCGAGTTCAGCGGTCCGGGTTCGCTATCGCTGGTGCTGGACAACGCCTCCGGCCGGGCGAAGCCGGAGAACTACAACCAGGACATCGACTACATGAAGGGCCACGCGGGGATCGTCATCACTGGTGCCACGGAAAATACGCATGTGTCGGTCTTCTCAGTGGGTCGGGCGACGGCGGTGAACCAGGCGCTTTTCAAGGATACGGTGAATTACGACGGGATCGCTGACATCGCGTTCATTGCCGTCTCGTCGTCGAACGGCCGATTCGGTGGCGTGCGCACCGCGAACGCGAACTACTTCGCGTCGCGCGGCGTCACCGGCGTGTACGCGCCGGGCGTGGCGTTCGACGGACCGGTGTTTGTCGGCAACATCACGGCGTTCGACACCGCGCAGCCGAAAATCGTGCTCGGGTCGGTCAACGACGCGCGGATCACGGGCGGCGACCTGTATCAGGACAATGGCGCCGCGGTGCAGGTGAGCGGGATTACCCAGCTGAAGTTCACGAACGGTTCCGATTCCCACGGCAACACGATCCTGGCCAAAGCCAACCGCGCCGTGCTGGAGGAAAACGGGCAGGACGTGACGAGTCGGATCGTGGTGAATCCGTAG
- a CDS encoding LutC/YkgG family protein, whose product MNSREQILSRVRGALAPLPKRAPLPDWDRDLITLRQTRADVDRWTHFTERLRAVNGTTFTSVAELVGFLDQHGHRHGYCDPALWPQLASAFSASFKVETSFDRARLDDYQFGITAAIGAIAETGTLILSDAGTSSRLGALAPWVHVAVLRRDQIHADLTAALAALPADPNVIWCTGPSKTADVEGILIEGVHGPGVQAALLIE is encoded by the coding sequence ATGAACTCTCGCGAACAGATTCTCTCGCGTGTCCGGGGCGCCCTCGCGCCGCTGCCGAAGCGCGCCCCGCTGCCGGATTGGGACCGCGATCTCATCACGCTGCGCCAGACGCGCGCCGACGTCGACCGGTGGACGCATTTCACGGAACGGCTGCGCGCGGTGAACGGCACGACGTTCACCTCCGTGGCGGAGCTCGTCGGCTTTCTCGATCAGCACGGCCACCGGCACGGCTACTGTGATCCGGCGCTGTGGCCGCAGCTGGCGAGCGCGTTTTCCGCCTCGTTCAAAGTGGAGACGAGCTTCGACCGCGCACGGCTCGATGACTACCAGTTCGGTATCACTGCGGCGATCGGCGCGATTGCGGAAACCGGCACGTTGATTCTTTCCGACGCGGGCACGTCGAGCCGGCTCGGTGCGCTCGCGCCGTGGGTGCATGTGGCCGTGCTGCGTCGTGACCAGATTCATGCCGACCTCACCGCCGCGCTGGCCGCGCTGCCGGCCGATCCGAATGTGATCTGGTGCACGGGTCCGTCGAAGACCGCGGATGTCGAGGGCATCCTGATCGAAGGCGTCCACGGCCCCGGCGTACAGGCCGCGCTGCTGATCGAGTGA
- a CDS encoding LutB/LldF family L-lactate oxidation iron-sulfur protein → MKQPIDQFVASLPPEKRAAVYSGTKITHEKRTKLLFDHFADPNRLRQLAGEIKQHVVENLDTYLPAVEAKLQANGAKVHWAATAEEACEAVLQIMQARGATKMVKSKTMVSEEIELAAFLEKRGIEALETDLGEFIVQIDHDHPSHLVRPIIHKNRREIAQSFEREGLGAYNDDPETITRRARAFLRQKYMAADVGLTGANFVSVESGRLIIVTNEGNSRFCLAPTKCHIALVGIEKLVPRDRDLGIFLNLLARSATAQQLTVYTEFISGPKSPTQPEGPEEMHVIFVDNGRTTVLASECREILRCIRCGACLNVCPVYRQVSGHAYRSVYPGPVGAVLSPLLAGDRFPELADLPKASSLCGACHEVCPVDIPIPDLLLRLRDRGKREHAALAAAGTPPMGAFGVLASQPAAWKAALVAGKAMNYLPASLIPVPALQAWQKARTLPQWRGGEFRKWMKNRPGRQP, encoded by the coding sequence ATGAAACAGCCCATCGACCAGTTCGTCGCTTCGTTGCCGCCTGAGAAGCGTGCTGCCGTCTACAGCGGCACGAAGATCACGCACGAGAAGCGCACGAAGCTGCTGTTCGATCACTTCGCCGATCCGAATCGGCTGCGCCAGCTCGCCGGCGAGATCAAGCAGCACGTCGTGGAAAACCTCGACACCTACCTGCCGGCGGTGGAAGCGAAGCTTCAGGCCAATGGCGCGAAGGTGCATTGGGCCGCGACCGCGGAAGAGGCCTGCGAAGCCGTGCTCCAAATCATGCAGGCGCGCGGCGCCACGAAGATGGTCAAGTCGAAGACCATGGTGAGCGAGGAGATCGAGCTCGCCGCTTTTCTGGAGAAACGCGGCATCGAGGCGCTGGAGACCGACCTCGGCGAGTTCATCGTTCAGATCGATCACGACCATCCCAGCCACCTCGTCCGGCCGATCATTCACAAGAACCGCCGCGAGATCGCGCAGAGCTTCGAGCGCGAGGGACTCGGCGCCTACAACGACGATCCGGAGACGATCACCCGCCGCGCGCGCGCGTTCCTGCGGCAGAAATACATGGCGGCCGACGTGGGGTTGACGGGGGCAAACTTCGTCTCGGTGGAAAGCGGCCGGCTCATCATCGTGACGAACGAAGGCAACTCGCGGTTCTGCCTCGCGCCGACGAAGTGCCACATCGCGCTCGTCGGGATCGAGAAACTCGTGCCGCGCGACCGCGACCTCGGTATTTTCCTGAACCTGCTCGCCCGCTCCGCCACGGCGCAGCAACTCACCGTCTACACCGAGTTCATCTCCGGACCAAAATCCCCGACGCAGCCGGAGGGCCCCGAGGAGATGCACGTGATCTTCGTGGACAATGGCCGCACCACCGTGCTCGCGTCGGAGTGCCGCGAGATTCTCCGCTGCATTCGTTGCGGAGCGTGCCTCAACGTTTGCCCCGTTTACCGCCAGGTGAGCGGCCACGCTTACCGCAGCGTGTATCCCGGTCCGGTTGGCGCCGTGCTCTCGCCACTGCTCGCCGGCGACCGTTTTCCCGAGCTCGCCGATCTGCCCAAGGCCTCGTCGCTCTGCGGTGCGTGCCACGAGGTGTGTCCCGTCGACATTCCGATCCCCGACCTGCTGCTGCGGCTGCGCGACCGTGGCAAACGCGAGCACGCCGCGCTCGCTGCCGCCGGCACGCCGCCGATGGGTGCGTTCGGGGTGCTCGCTTCGCAGCCGGCCGCCTGGAAGGCGGCGCTCGTGGCCGGCAAGGCGATGAACTACCTGCCCGCGAGCCTCATTCCCGTGCCGGCGCTGCAAGCCTGGCAAAAGGCCCGCACGCTCCCTCAATGGCGCGGCGGCGAGTTCAGGAAATGGATGAAGAACCGCCCCGGACGACAACCCTAA
- a CDS encoding (Fe-S)-binding protein, whose translation MDLSHRRLPASDRRIQLMATCLCDAFYDDVARATVEVLEYAGCTVDFPAAQTCCGQPAFNGGDWAASRKVVRHTVRTFTGDVPVVVPSGSCAAMMFHGALLEFEHEPDRAEVAALGRRTWELGDFLVNALGVKTWPGRYDARIAFHRSCHLRGTPSAPAAEALLASIAGVQLATYGEPEQCCGFGGTFAVSFPNISAAMGQLKLEHIRASNPDVVVSADMSCLMHQGGLAEKAGQPIRTQHLAQVLRDALKNAGLLAGGVES comes from the coding sequence ATGGATCTCTCCCACCGGCGACTGCCCGCCTCCGACCGGCGCATCCAGCTCATGGCCACGTGCCTCTGCGACGCGTTTTATGACGACGTGGCTCGCGCGACGGTGGAGGTGCTCGAGTATGCCGGCTGCACCGTCGACTTTCCCGCGGCACAGACCTGCTGCGGACAGCCCGCTTTCAACGGTGGCGACTGGGCGGCGTCGCGCAAGGTCGTGCGTCACACCGTGCGCACGTTCACCGGCGACGTGCCGGTGGTGGTGCCATCCGGCTCGTGCGCGGCGATGATGTTTCACGGCGCGCTGCTCGAATTCGAGCACGAGCCGGATCGGGCGGAAGTGGCCGCGCTTGGCCGCCGCACGTGGGAGCTCGGGGATTTTCTGGTCAATGCACTCGGCGTGAAAACCTGGCCCGGCCGCTACGACGCGCGCATCGCCTTTCACCGCTCGTGTCATTTGCGCGGCACGCCGAGCGCCCCGGCGGCGGAAGCGCTGCTCGCGTCCATCGCCGGCGTGCAGCTCGCGACGTATGGTGAGCCGGAGCAGTGCTGCGGTTTCGGCGGCACATTCGCGGTCAGCTTTCCCAACATTTCCGCGGCGATGGGTCAGCTGAAGCTGGAACACATCCGCGCCAGCAATCCGGACGTGGTGGTCTCGGCGGACATGAGCTGCCTGATGCATCAGGGCGGGCTCGCCGAAAAAGCCGGCCAGCCGATCCGCACCCAACACCTCGCGCAGGTCCTGCGCGATGCGCTCAAGAACGCCGGCCTGCTGGCCGGCGGAGTCGAGAGCTGA